One Brassica oleracea var. oleracea cultivar TO1000 chromosome C7, BOL, whole genome shotgun sequence genomic window carries:
- the LOC106301792 gene encoding protein FMP32, mitochondrial-like, protein MAAYANYLRLARLGTGSGVNFSTLRSIGSPNNPTVDRTLFEIRSSSPLYRQSNSRFISQLVKTNGKRLYLVDTLALVRSLEAQGLPSKQAEAITGAITEVLNDSLGVVSQLVVSKGEMQKAEMTQESNLSKFKSEINSSLDHHFSLLQHENEKLRNDIERIRTDLRHEIDKVTAGQRLDLNLEKGRIRDELTNQNAETSNLTNILDREIHTLRAQLEAAKYEVIKYCIGTLVSISAVGLAVLRIVM, encoded by the exons ATGGCCGCTTACGCGAATTATCTACGGTTGGCACGACTTGGAACCGGTTCAGGTGTAAATTTCTCGACTCTCAGATCAATCGGTTCTCCGAACAACCCGACAGTAGACAGGACTCTCTTCGAGATTCGTTCATCATCTCCTCTGTACAGACAATCCAACTCCAGATTCATATCTCAACTTGTCAAAACCAATGGGAAACGTTTGTATCTCGTCGACACACTCGCTTTG GTAAGGAGCTTGGAAGCGCAAGGGTTGCCTTCAAAGCAAGCAGAGGCAATAACAGGTGCTATAACTGAAGTTCTGAATGATAGCTTAGGAGTTGTTTCTCAGTTGGTTGTTTCCAAGGGTGAGATGCAGAAA GCTGAAATGACACAGGAGTCTAACTTATCCAAGTTCAAAAGTGAAATTAACAGTTCACTG GACCACCATTTCTCTTTGCTGCAACACGAGAATGAGAAACTCCGCAATGACATAGAACGTATCCGCACTGATTTAAG GCACGAGATTGACAAAGTCACAGCAGGACAGCGGTTGGACCTGAATCTTGAAAAAGG GAGGATAAGAGATGAGCTAACGAATCAAAACGCCGAAACCTCTAACCTTACGAACATACTTGACCGT GAGATTCACACTTTGAGAGCTCAGTTGGAAGCGGCCAAGTACGAGGTGATCAAGTATTGTATCGGTACACTTGTCTCCATCTCAGCCGTTGGCCTAGCTGTCCTCCGGATCGTCATGTGA
- the LOC106304828 gene encoding uncharacterized protein LOC106304828, producing the protein MLETIARLAMVRIATRSRESHEHQGKCTPYVQRVLAKALVDKPFKDGANKCVVRRSVKGYFDSRLNGQTHRVHLEKRTCSCRKFDITGIPCKHAYGVMLKLKVDPSDYVCEWFRTAK; encoded by the exons ATGCTCGAAACAATAGCAAGACTTGCTATGGTGCGTATAGCCACAAGATCCAGAGAATCTCATGAACACCAAG GAAAATGTACACCATATGTGCAGAGAGTTCTCGCTAAGGCTCTTGTTGATAAGCCCTTTAAAGACGGAGCCAACAAATGTGTTGTTAGAAGAAGCGTTAAAGGCTACTTTGACTCAAGATTGAATGGCCAAACTCATCGTGTCCATTTGGAGAAAAGAACTTGTTCGTGCAGAAAGTTCGACATCACTGGAATTCCATGTAAGCATGCATATGGTGTGATGCTGAAGTTAAAGGTTGATCCGTCAGACTATGTTTGTGAGTGGTTTCGCACGGCTAAGTAG
- the LOC106304384 gene encoding thioredoxin H1: protein MAAEEGQVIACHTVEAWNEQLQKGNDSKTLVVVDFTASWCGPCRFIAPFFADLAKKLPNVIFLKVDVDELKSVASDWAIESMPTFMFMKEGKIVDKVIGAQKDELQSTIAKHLA, encoded by the exons ATGGCTGCGGAAGAAGGACAAGTGATCGCGTGTCACACCGTGGAAGCATGGAACGAGCAACTCCAAAAGGGCAATGACTCCAAAACTCTT GTGGTGGTTGATTTCACGGCTTCTTGGTGTGGACCATGTCGTTTCATAGCTCCATTCTTTGCTGATTTAGCTAAGAAACTCCCTAATGTGATTTTTCTCAAGGTCGATGTGGACGAATTGAAG TCAGTGGCGAGTGACTGGGCGATTGAGTCGATGCCAACCTTCATGTTCATGAAAGAAGGGAAGATTGTGGACAAAGTTATTGGCGCCCAAAAAGATGAGCTTCAGTCTACTATTGCCAAACACTTGGCTTAA
- the LOC106303737 gene encoding GATA transcription factor 6-like, whose protein sequence is MESVELSLTNMETAVSADGAQNGDDFSVDDLLDFSSNDDVFFEDGAELETQRHKGVSVSLNDETTLKRSNDFSTPCELAVPTDDLAELEWLSNFVDDSFTPYSAPTKKPVWLTGDRRHPLTPVNAGSCFKAPLPVKIRTKRPRTGVSLWFSRSPSLTNSSSSSATSSSSSGHSSPLWLSASEFLDEKAVKRQKKKKQFSSLEVQSQTRRCSHCGVQKTPQWRAGPLGAKTLCNACGVRFKSGRLLPEYRPACSPTFSSELHSNHHRKVIEMRQKKEMSGDADEPGMNRTVQAVQSF, encoded by the exons ATGGAAAGTGTTGAACTTTCGTTGACGAACATGGAGACGGCCGTCAGCGCTGACGGAGCTCAGAATGGCGACGATTTCTCCGTTGACGACTTGCTTGACTTCTCATCAAACGACGACGTTTTCTTTGAGGATGGCGCTGAACTGGAAACACAACGTCATAAAGGAGTCTCTGTTTCGTTAAATGACGAAACTACCCTTAAACGGAGCAACGACTTCTCTACCCCCTGTGAGCTCGCCGTTCCG ACGGATGATTTGGCGGAACTGGAATGGTTATCCAACTTCGTAGACGACTCCTTCACACCGTACTCAGCTCCCACGAAGAAACCGGTTTGGTTAACCGGAGACAGGAGACACCCTTTAACTCCGGTTAACGCGGGGTCCTGCTTCAAAGCCCCTCTCCCGGTTAAAATCAGAACCAAACGACCAAGAACCGGAGTCAGTTTATGGTTTTCTCGTTCTCCGTCGTTAACCAACTCCTCTTCGAGCTCTGCAACCTCCTCCTCCTCTTCTGGTCATTCAAGCCCTCTATGGCTCTCCGCCTCTGAGTTTCTCGACGAGAAAGCGGTTAAGAGACAAAAGAAGAAGAAACAGTTCTCGTCGTTGGAGGTTCAGTCGCAGACGCGGCGGTGTAGCCACTGTGGCGTTCAGAAAACGCCGCAGTGGAGAGCAGGACCCTTGGGAGCGAAGACGCTGTGCAATGCGTGTGGTGTGCGTTTTAAGTCGGGTCGGTTATTGCCCGAGTATAGACCCGCTTGTAGCCCAACTTTCTCGAGTGAGCTCCACTCGAACCACCACCGTAAAGTCATTGAGATGCGTCAGAAGAAGGAGATGTCCGGCGATGCTGATGAACCCGGTATGAACCGGACGGTTCAGGCTGTGCAGAGCTTTTGA
- the LOC106305242 gene encoding uncharacterized protein At4g04775-like produces the protein MSNVSGASSGSSSGRSGGRVFGVPRICHCGVQIMELVSKSSNNPYRRYYRCGYAVSKKLSNDNHTFKWVDEAYLDEIEALKMKNASLAAKLETVTMERNEFERIVFENVQMKLEKEIFERVEEALVESSSTMKKMMVVVVVLCMVMVGFSKLFG, from the exons ATGAGTAACGTGTCTGGAGCTTCTAGTGGTTCGTCAAGTGGACGTTCTGGAGGCAGAGTGTTTGGTGTGCCGAGAATTTGTCATTGTGGGGTTCAAATAATGGAATTGGTTTCTAAATCCAGCAACAATCCGTACCGGCGTTACTATCGTTGCGGATATGCTGTATCTAAGAAG CTCTCGAATGACAACCACACTTTCAAGTGGGTCGATGAGGCTTATTTAGATGAGATAGAGGCATTAAAAATGAAAAATGCTTCACTTGCGGCAAAACTGGAGACAGTTACAATGGAGAGGAATGAGTTTGAGAGAATAGTGTTTGAGAATGTGCAAATGAAGCTTGAAAAGGAGATTTTCGAGAGAGTTGAAGAGGCTTTGGTTGAATCATCTTCTACGATGAAGAAAATGATGGTTGTTGTAGTTGTTTTGTGTATGGTCATGGTTGGGTTTAGTAAGCTCTTTGGTTGA
- the LOC106306666 gene encoding uncharacterized protein LOC106306666: MRKRDLAILMLSGFAIFFTLQHEGDFAFKEAWFHLYDDYPVKHESDRLPPPLVADLNGDGKKEVLVATNDAKIQVLEPHSRRVDEGFSEARVLADISLLPDKIRVASGRRAVAMATGVIDRYYKDGTPQKQVLVVVTSGWSVLCFDHNLKKLWETNLQEDFPHNAHHREISISISNYTLKHGDTGLVIVGGRMEMQPYNHMDPFEELGITEQNAEKHRRSATEKQPTEDTGGVNLRHFSVYAFAGRTGVLRWSKKTDDVEAHTSDASQLVPQHNYKLDVHSINSRHPGEFECREFRESILSVMPHHWDRREDTLLKLAHFRRHKRKTLKKQAGKSTTFPFQKPEEHTPAGKDLSRKIPKLIGKAARYAGSAKPKKGMQYIPTITNYTKLWWVPNVVVAHQKEGIEAIHLPTGRTLCKLHLLEGGLHADINGDGVLDHVQAVGGNVGERTVVSGSMEVLKPCWAVATSGVPVREQLFNVSICHHTPFNFMHYGEFSRNFAQARDTSSLEIATPILIPRDDGHKHRRGSHGDVIFLTNRGEVTSYTPDMHGREPLWQWQLQTEATWSNLPSPSGLTESGTVVPTLKPFSLRIHDNQPMILAGGDQAAVIISPGGSVLASIELPSLPTHALITDDFSNDGLTDVIVMTSNGIYGFVQTRQPGALFFSSLVGCILVVMAVIFVTQHLNSVKGKPRPSSSFI; the protein is encoded by the exons ATGAGGAAACGCGATTTGGCAATTTTGATGCTCTCTGGATTTGCAATCTTCTTCACTCTTCAG CACGAGGGCGATTTTGCGTTCAAGGAAGCATGGTTCCATCTGTACGATGATTACCCAGTCAAACACGAATCCGATCGTCTCCCTCCTCCTCTTGTAGCTGACCTCAACGGCGATGGCAAGAAGGAGGTCCTCGTCGCTACAAACGATGCCAAAATTCAG GTCCTGGAGCCTCACTCCAGGCGTGTGGATGAAGGCTTCAGTGAAGCACGTGTTCTTGCTGATATCTCCCTTTTGCCTGACAAGATCCGTGTCGCCTCCGGGAGACGCGCTGTGGCCATGGCCACTGGTGTTATCGATAGGTACTATAAAGATGGGACACCGCAGAAGCAGGTTTTGGTCGTTGTTACCTCTGGTTGGTCTGTGCTCTGCTTTGATCACAACCTCAAAAAGCTCTGGGAAACGAATCTCCAG GAGGATTTTCCACATAATGCACACCATAGAGAGATATCAATTTCGATTAGCAATTATACGTTGAAGCACGGTGATACTGGTTTGGTTATTGTTGGTGGAAGGATGGAGATGCAGCCTTAT AATCATATGGACCCATTTGAGGAACTTGGCATTACAGAACAAAATGCTGAGAAACACAGGAGAAGTGCTACTGAGAAACAG CCCACTGAAGATACGGGAGGTGTAAACTTGCGTCACTTTTCGGTTTATGCATTCGCTGGCCGGACTGGTGTTCTTCGTTGGAGTAAAAAGACTGAT GATGTTGAAGCTCACACCTCAGATGCGTCACAGCTAGTTCCCCAACACAATTACAAGCTCGACGTGCATTCTATAAATAGCCGTCACCCTGGAGAG TTTGAATGCAGGGAATTTAGAGAATCAATTCTTAGTGTTATGCCTCATCACTGG GACCGACGGGAAGATACATTATTAAAGCTTGCTCATTTCAGGCGACACAAGAGGAAGACATTGAAGAAGCAAGCTGGTAAGTCTACAACTTTTCCGTTTCAAAAACCTGAGGAACACACACCAGCTGGGAAAGACTTGTCGAGAAAGATTCCGAAATTGATTGGGAAGGCTGCACGTTATGCTGGCTCGGCAAAACCCAAGAAG GGCATGCAATACATACCGACTATAACTAACTACACTAAGCTTTGGTGGGTTCCTAATGTTGTTGTGGCTCACCAAAAAGAAGGAATTGAAGCTATTCATTTGCCTACTGGTCGAACTCTTTGCAAG CTTCATCTGCTGGAAGGTGGGCTTCACGCCGACATAAACGGAGATGGTGTACTCGATCATGTCCAG GCTGTCGGAGGCAATGTTGGAGAGAGAACTGTAGTTAGCGGATCAATGGAAGTATTGAAGCCTTGCTGGGCAGTGGCAACCTCAGGCGTTCCCGTCCGAGAACAGCTCTTCAACGTCTCGATCTGCCATCACACCCCCTTCAACTTCATGCACTACGGAGAGTTTTCACGAAACTTTGCTCAGGCAAGAGACACATCCTCTTTGGAGATTGCGACTCCCATTCTCATCCCCAGAGATGACGGTCATAAACACCGAAGAGGAAGTCACGGAGATGTAATCTTCTTGACAAATCGTGGAGAG GTGACATCATACACGCCTGATATGCACGGCCGCGAGCCGCTCTGGCAGTGGCAGCTTCAGACAGAAGCCACATGGTCGAATCTCCCATCTCCATCTGGTTTAACCGAGTCAGGGACAGTGGTCCCAACCCTGAAACCATTCTCGTTGCGCATTCATGATAACCAGCCTATGATCCTCGCCGGAGGAGATCAAGCGGCAGTCATCATATCTCCAGGAGGAAGCGTATTGGCTTCCATCGAGTTACCGTCACTGCCGACTCATGCTCTCATCACTGATGACTTCTCTAACGACGGATTAACGGATGTAATTGTGATGACATCAAATGGGATATACGGGTTCGTTCAGACCAGACAGCCAGGTGCTCTGTTCTTCAGTTCGTTGGTGGGGTGTATCTTGGTAGTAATGGCAGTTATTTTCGTAACTCAGCACTTAAACTCCGTTAAAGGTAAGCCTCGACCTTCCTCTAGCTTTATTTAA